Proteins found in one Pectobacterium atrosepticum genomic segment:
- the xylB gene encoding xylulokinase codes for MYIGIDLGTSGVKAILLDETGEVIASHSAALSISRPHPLWSEQAPEDWWQATDQALQALAATHSLRAVKALGLTGQMHGATLLDARQNVLRPAILWNDGRSAAQCRTLEQLVPTSRQITGNLMMPGFTAPKLKWVQENESDIFRQIDKVLLPKDYLRWRLTGEFASDMSDAAGTLWLDVAKRDWSDALLEACSLSREHMPTLYEGNQITGYLRPDIASRWGMDPVPVIAGGGDNAAGAIGVGLYQTGQAMLSLGTSGVYFAVSDGFLSNPQHAVHSFCHALPNTWHLMSVMLSAASCLDWVARLTHAESVPALLQEVASMPADDTITPVWFLPYLSGERTPHNNPDAKGAFWGLTHQHGRAELAKAVLEGVGFALADGMDALHMTGLKPDSITLIGGGARSDYWRQMLADISGQTLEYRTGGDVGPALGAARLAQIAMHPHTPLAELLPPLPMEQVHQPNTQRHADYAERRRTFKTLYQQLSPLM; via the coding sequence ATGTATATCGGTATTGATCTGGGTACTTCCGGTGTTAAAGCCATCTTACTGGATGAAACAGGAGAGGTGATCGCCAGCCATAGCGCCGCGCTGAGCATTTCGCGTCCGCATCCGCTTTGGTCGGAGCAAGCGCCTGAGGACTGGTGGCAGGCAACAGACCAAGCGCTACAAGCATTGGCAGCAACACACAGCCTTCGCGCCGTGAAAGCGCTGGGGTTGACCGGGCAAATGCACGGGGCGACCTTGCTGGACGCCCGCCAGAACGTGCTGCGGCCCGCGATTCTCTGGAATGACGGACGTAGCGCGGCGCAATGCCGAACGCTGGAACAGTTGGTGCCTACCTCGCGCCAGATTACCGGCAACCTGATGATGCCGGGCTTTACTGCCCCCAAACTAAAATGGGTGCAGGAAAACGAAAGCGATATCTTTCGCCAAATCGACAAGGTCCTGCTGCCAAAAGACTATCTCCGCTGGCGTCTGACAGGGGAATTTGCCAGCGATATGTCCGATGCGGCTGGAACCCTCTGGCTGGACGTCGCCAAACGGGATTGGAGCGATGCTCTGCTGGAAGCCTGCTCGCTGAGCCGTGAACACATGCCCACGCTGTATGAAGGCAACCAGATTACCGGTTATCTGCGACCTGACATCGCCAGTCGCTGGGGTATGGATCCCGTCCCCGTTATTGCTGGCGGTGGGGATAACGCAGCAGGCGCGATTGGCGTCGGGCTGTATCAAACCGGTCAGGCGATGCTGTCTCTCGGCACATCCGGCGTTTATTTCGCCGTCAGCGACGGTTTTCTCAGTAATCCTCAGCATGCCGTCCACAGCTTTTGCCATGCGCTGCCAAATACCTGGCACCTGATGTCCGTGATGTTAAGCGCGGCGTCCTGCCTAGATTGGGTCGCCCGCCTGACACACGCCGAGAGCGTGCCCGCACTGTTGCAGGAAGTCGCCTCAATGCCAGCCGATGACACGATAACGCCAGTGTGGTTTTTGCCCTATCTTTCTGGCGAGCGTACACCGCACAACAATCCTGATGCCAAAGGCGCATTCTGGGGGCTCACCCACCAGCACGGCCGCGCAGAGCTGGCAAAAGCGGTGCTGGAAGGCGTGGGATTTGCGCTTGCCGATGGGATGGACGCACTGCATATGACTGGGCTAAAACCCGATAGCATCACGCTAATTGGCGGTGGCGCACGTAGCGACTATTGGCGGCAAATGTTGGCAGATATCAGTGGTCAAACTCTGGAATACCGCACGGGCGGCGATGTCGGCCCAGCGCTGGGTGCCGCCCGTCTGGCACAAATCGCTATGCATCCCCATACGCCACTGGCAGAACTCTTGCCGCCGCTACCGATGGAGCAGGTTCATCAGCCGAATACCCAGCGCCACGCCGACTATGCCGAGCGTAGGCGCACATTTAAAACGCTCTACCAACAGCTTAGTCCGCTGATGTAG
- the xylA gene encoding xylose isomerase: MQAYFEQIEKVRYEGSQSSNPFAFRHYNPDQEILGKRMADHLRFAVAYWHTFCWNGSDMFGVGSFARPWQQSGDALELAKRKADIAFEFFQKLSVPYYCFHDVDVAPEGNSLKEYLHNIAVITDVLAEKQQDSGVKLLWGTANCFTNPRYGAGAATNPDPDVFAWAATQVFTAMNATKTLGGENYVLWGGREGYETLLNTDLRQEREQIGRFMQMVVEHKHKIGFQGTLLIEPKPQEPTKHQYDYDVATVYGFLKQFGLEKEIKVNVEANHATLAGHSFHHEIATAVALGVFGSVDANRGDPQLGWDTDQFPNSVEENTLIMYEILKAGGFTTGGLNFDAKVRRQSTDRYDLFHAHIGAMDTMALALKAAARMIEDDKLNQLVAKRYAGWNGELGQQILQGNASLESLAQYAESHQLAPQHQSGQQELLENLVNRHLFG, encoded by the coding sequence ATGCAAGCCTATTTTGAACAGATCGAAAAAGTTCGTTATGAAGGTAGCCAAAGCAGTAATCCCTTCGCCTTTCGTCACTACAATCCCGATCAGGAAATTCTCGGTAAACGTATGGCGGACCATTTGCGTTTTGCCGTCGCTTATTGGCACACGTTCTGCTGGAACGGCTCGGATATGTTCGGCGTCGGATCCTTTGCCCGGCCGTGGCAGCAGTCGGGCGATGCGCTGGAACTGGCGAAGCGCAAAGCGGATATCGCATTCGAATTCTTTCAAAAACTAAGCGTGCCTTACTACTGCTTTCATGACGTCGATGTCGCGCCGGAAGGGAACTCGCTGAAAGAATATCTGCATAACATTGCGGTGATCACCGATGTGCTGGCGGAAAAGCAGCAGGATAGCGGCGTGAAGCTGCTGTGGGGCACCGCTAACTGCTTCACCAATCCCCGCTATGGCGCAGGCGCGGCCACCAATCCTGATCCAGATGTGTTTGCCTGGGCTGCTACGCAGGTGTTCACGGCAATGAACGCGACCAAAACACTGGGCGGTGAAAACTATGTGCTGTGGGGCGGGCGCGAAGGGTATGAAACTCTGCTCAATACCGACCTGCGTCAGGAGCGTGAGCAAATTGGCCGCTTTATGCAAATGGTTGTCGAGCATAAACACAAAATCGGTTTTCAGGGCACACTGCTCATTGAACCGAAACCGCAGGAACCGACTAAACATCAGTACGATTACGATGTCGCCACTGTTTATGGCTTCCTGAAACAGTTTGGGCTGGAAAAAGAGATTAAAGTCAACGTGGAAGCCAACCACGCGACGCTTGCTGGGCATTCATTCCACCATGAGATCGCCACCGCTGTCGCGCTGGGCGTTTTCGGATCGGTCGATGCCAATCGCGGCGACCCTCAGCTTGGCTGGGACACCGATCAGTTCCCTAACAGCGTGGAAGAAAACACGCTGATCATGTATGAAATTCTCAAGGCAGGCGGCTTCACGACAGGTGGGCTGAACTTTGATGCCAAAGTTCGTCGCCAGAGCACCGATCGCTATGACCTTTTCCATGCGCATATCGGCGCGATGGATACAATGGCACTGGCGCTCAAGGCTGCTGCCAGAATGATTGAAGATGATAAGCTCAATCAATTGGTCGCCAAGCGCTATGCGGGCTGGAACGGTGAACTAGGTCAGCAAATTCTGCAAGGCAACGCGTCGCTGGAATCGCTGGCTCAGTATGCGGAAAGCCATCAACTGGCACCACAGCACCAGAGCGGCCAGCAGGAACTGCTGGAAAATCTGGTTAACCGCCATCTATTTGGCTAG
- a CDS encoding D-xylose ABC transporter substrate-binding protein, whose product MKVNHFLLSACAVFTLACQPGFAKDVKIGMAIDDLRLERWQKDRDLFVEQAKKQGADVFVQSANGNEATQISQIENMINRGVDVLVIIPYNGQVLGNVIAEAKREGIKVLAYDRMINNADVDFYISFDNEKVGELQAKYLVDKVPGGNYFLMGGSPVDNNAKLFRQGQMKVLTPLIESGKIKVVGDQWVDAWLPENALKIMENALTANSNKIDAVVASNDATAGGAIQALAAQGLAGKVAISGQDADLAAIKRIVAGTQTMTVYKPISKLAKDAADIAVALGAGKTPESNAKLNNGLKDIPSFLLTPIPVDKSNIDSTIIADGFHKKADVY is encoded by the coding sequence ATGAAAGTTAACCATTTTTTACTCTCAGCTTGTGCCGTATTCACTTTAGCTTGTCAGCCCGGATTCGCGAAGGACGTTAAAATAGGCATGGCGATTGATGATTTGCGTCTTGAACGCTGGCAGAAAGATCGCGATCTTTTTGTTGAGCAAGCCAAAAAGCAGGGCGCTGATGTTTTTGTTCAATCAGCAAACGGCAATGAAGCTACGCAAATTTCTCAAATAGAAAACATGATCAATCGCGGTGTCGATGTATTGGTTATTATTCCTTATAACGGTCAGGTACTTGGTAATGTTATTGCGGAAGCAAAACGTGAGGGAATAAAAGTTCTTGCTTACGATCGCATGATTAATAATGCGGATGTGGATTTTTATATTTCATTTGATAATGAAAAGGTTGGAGAGCTACAGGCGAAATATCTCGTCGATAAAGTGCCCGGCGGAAACTATTTCTTAATGGGCGGCTCACCGGTCGATAACAATGCGAAGCTGTTTCGTCAGGGGCAAATGAAAGTGCTCACGCCGTTGATCGAGAGTGGGAAGATCAAGGTCGTTGGCGATCAGTGGGTCGATGCCTGGCTACCAGAAAACGCGCTAAAAATTATGGAAAATGCGCTAACGGCGAACAGCAATAAGATTGATGCTGTCGTTGCGTCGAACGATGCCACGGCGGGCGGGGCGATTCAGGCGCTGGCTGCACAAGGATTGGCAGGGAAGGTGGCTATTTCCGGTCAGGATGCCGACTTGGCGGCAATCAAACGCATTGTGGCTGGGACGCAAACCATGACGGTCTATAAACCGATCAGCAAGCTGGCGAAAGATGCCGCAGATATCGCTGTGGCACTGGGAGCCGGTAAAACGCCAGAGTCTAACGCTAAACTAAACAATGGGTTGAAAGACATTCCTTCCTTCTTACTGACCCCAATTCCCGTCGATAAATCCAATATCGATTCCACCATCATTGCTGATGGTTTCCACAAAAAAGCGGATGTGTATTAA